One Polaribacter sp. SA4-12 genomic window carries:
- the der gene encoding ribosome biogenesis GTPase Der, with amino-acid sequence MNSIVAIVGRPNVGKSTLFNRLVQRREAIVDSVSGVTRDRHYGKSDWNGKEFSVIDTGGYIIGSDDIFEGEIRKQVNLAIDEADLIVFVVNVEDGITPMDAEVAKLLRKVKKPIFTVVNKVDNAMREPDAVEFYNLGLGEYYTIASINGSGTGDLLDALAEKMPAPEEVDLEKEELPRFAVVGRPNAGKSSFINSLIGEDRNIVTNIAGTTRDSIDTKYNRFGFDFNLVDTAGIRKKSKVKEDLEFYSVMRAVRSIEYSDVIILVVDATRGFEGQDQNIFWLAEKNRKGVVILINKWDLVEKETNTMRDFEAMVRKQIEPFTDVPIVFISALTKQRLFKAIETAVEVFGKRKMKIPTSKLNDVMLDIIKSYPPPATKGKFVKIKYCMQLPTPTPQFAFFCNLPQYVRDPYRRFLENKLREIYDFTGTPITIYFRQK; translated from the coding sequence ATGAATAGTATCGTTGCCATTGTAGGAAGACCAAATGTAGGAAAGTCAACACTTTTTAACAGATTGGTACAGAGAAGAGAAGCTATTGTAGATTCTGTTAGTGGAGTTACAAGAGATAGACATTATGGAAAATCTGACTGGAACGGTAAAGAGTTTTCAGTTATTGACACGGGTGGATACATTATTGGCTCTGATGATATTTTTGAAGGAGAAATCAGAAAACAAGTAAATCTAGCCATTGATGAAGCAGATTTAATTGTTTTTGTAGTGAATGTTGAAGATGGTATTACACCAATGGATGCTGAAGTTGCTAAACTTTTACGCAAGGTGAAAAAACCAATTTTCACCGTAGTTAATAAAGTTGATAATGCAATGCGTGAACCAGATGCTGTAGAATTCTACAATCTAGGTTTAGGAGAATATTATACAATTGCATCAATTAACGGAAGTGGAACTGGAGATTTATTAGATGCTTTAGCAGAAAAAATGCCAGCTCCAGAAGAAGTAGATTTAGAAAAAGAAGAATTACCAAGGTTTGCCGTTGTTGGAAGACCAAATGCTGGTAAATCATCATTTATAAACTCTTTAATAGGAGAAGATAGAAACATTGTAACCAATATTGCAGGTACAACTAGAGATTCTATTGATACAAAATACAATCGTTTTGGATTCGATTTTAATTTAGTTGATACTGCAGGAATCCGTAAAAAATCTAAAGTAAAAGAAGATTTAGAATTTTATTCGGTAATGCGTGCAGTACGTTCTATTGAATATTCTGATGTTATTATTCTTGTTGTTGATGCCACTCGTGGTTTCGAAGGACAAGATCAAAATATCTTTTGGTTAGCTGAAAAAAACAGAAAAGGAGTCGTTATCTTAATCAACAAGTGGGATTTAGTTGAGAAAGAAACGAATACAATGCGTGATTTTGAAGCAATGGTTAGAAAACAAATTGAACCTTTTACAGATGTGCCAATTGTATTTATTTCTGCTTTAACAAAACAACGTTTATTTAAAGCCATAGAAACTGCAGTAGAAGTTTTCGGGAAAAGAAAAATGAAAATACCTACAAGTAAGTTGAATGATGTAATGTTAGACATCATTAAAAGTTACCCACCACCAGCTACAAAAGGTAAATTTGTGAAAATAAAATATTGTATGCAATTGCCTACACCAACACCACAATTTGCATTTTTCTGTAACTTACCACAATACGTTAGAGATCCATACAGACGATTTTTAGAAAATAAATTAAGAGAAATTTACGATTTTACAGGAACACCAATAACGATATACTTTAGACAGAAATAG
- a CDS encoding GAF domain-containing protein, with protein MKIIESSLVSEVELPLQLKISFKKVFDLFEKYAGKDFINHPFHSSAINMVQLFEKHPELNDGFSDYTLLDKYKEQIDLLLNPLFPEPLLLNEIKAASIPFSFTSFKFTDRFENILSNAGDDYELNVRNFGDDGMYIMACTFILGFVYGYKVDVKRPFYFDIPDKTTGTMKYYRASFNADFSEITPTKNAPSITEDDFKELLNNFENIELWKEKFPKDSYIFKGFGIVSLFDVTSEEMLSSIKENLLAGGENLIPKLQSNLRDFYSIKDLKLGFSIFDNINTKVCENKVNKTNSLILNDTEINCNTGYFCNGIMQKVFKDHKTFIISDVEEYGKSTNKNGFYQNLYKSNIQSIILIPIKASSNGDLALLEIASPRAYELNSVNINKLKDIIPVFEAAVKRTSEERQNILEATIQENYTSIHNSVKWRFYEAAEKYHTERQTNDNAKLDEIVFNDVFPLFGQSDIKGSSMARNSAIKEDLTTQLTLAIAVLKDACKSEKLPIYNELMFRVSSYLNDVTEGLSAGDEINILDFLNREIYPVFSHIKDINTELSQKVSVYMNRLDKNLNVVYEKRKEYENSVTLLNDKLAKFLDDKQKQAQEMFPHYFERYKTDGVEYNMYIGQSITKSKTFDTLYLYNLRLWQLKITYEMENLAFYERKNMKHDLRVASLILVHSNAMAIKFRMDEKQFDVDGAYNIRYEIIKKRIDKANIKGTKNRLTVPGKIAIVYSQDRDALEYIKYINYLQSKNQLGKIEFLDLEDLQGVTGLKALRVEVIYQKDFDENKTITFHDLIQEIEA; from the coding sequence ATGAAAATTATAGAATCAAGTTTAGTTTCGGAAGTTGAATTACCATTACAACTAAAAATATCTTTCAAAAAAGTTTTTGACTTATTTGAGAAATATGCTGGAAAAGATTTTATAAATCATCCTTTTCATAGTTCTGCCATAAATATGGTGCAACTTTTTGAGAAGCATCCTGAGTTGAATGATGGTTTTTCAGATTATACTTTATTAGACAAATATAAAGAGCAGATAGATTTATTATTAAATCCCTTGTTTCCAGAACCTTTATTATTAAACGAAATAAAAGCAGCAAGTATTCCTTTCTCTTTTACTTCGTTTAAATTTACAGATCGTTTTGAAAACATACTAAGTAATGCAGGTGATGATTACGAATTAAATGTTCGTAATTTTGGAGACGATGGTATGTACATTATGGCCTGTACATTTATTTTAGGTTTTGTATATGGTTATAAAGTTGATGTAAAAAGACCATTTTATTTTGATATTCCAGATAAAACAACTGGAACAATGAAATATTATAGAGCTTCATTTAATGCTGATTTTTCTGAAATTACACCTACTAAGAATGCTCCTTCAATAACGGAAGACGATTTTAAAGAATTACTAAACAACTTTGAAAACATAGAACTATGGAAAGAAAAGTTCCCAAAAGACAGCTATATTTTTAAAGGATTTGGGATTGTTAGTTTGTTTGATGTTACTTCAGAAGAAATGTTATCATCCATCAAAGAAAACTTATTAGCTGGTGGAGAAAATTTGATTCCTAAATTACAAAGTAACTTAAGAGATTTTTATAGCATAAAAGATTTAAAATTAGGTTTCTCTATTTTTGACAACATCAACACTAAAGTCTGTGAAAACAAGGTTAATAAAACGAATAGTTTAATCTTAAATGACACTGAAATAAATTGCAATACAGGTTACTTCTGTAACGGCATTATGCAAAAAGTATTCAAAGACCATAAAACATTTATAATTTCTGATGTTGAAGAATATGGTAAGAGTACAAATAAAAATGGCTTTTATCAGAATTTATATAAATCGAACATACAGAGTATTATATTGATACCAATTAAGGCTTCAAGTAATGGAGATTTAGCTTTATTAGAAATTGCTTCTCCAAGAGCTTACGAACTAAACTCTGTTAATATCAACAAATTAAAAGATATTATTCCTGTTTTTGAAGCTGCTGTAAAAAGAACTTCAGAAGAGCGTCAAAATATTTTAGAAGCAACTATTCAAGAAAACTATACCTCAATTCATAATTCTGTAAAATGGCGATTTTATGAAGCTGCAGAAAAATATCACACAGAACGACAAACAAATGACAATGCAAAATTAGATGAAATTGTATTTAATGATGTATTCCCTTTATTTGGGCAAAGTGATATAAAAGGATCTTCAATGGCAAGAAATTCAGCCATCAAAGAAGATTTAACAACTCAGTTAACTTTAGCTATTGCAGTATTAAAAGACGCTTGTAAATCAGAAAAACTACCTATTTACAATGAATTAATGTTTAGAGTTTCTTCTTATCTAAATGATGTAACAGAAGGTTTAAGTGCTGGTGATGAAATAAATATTTTAGATTTTCTGAATAGAGAAATTTACCCAGTTTTTAGTCATATAAAAGATATTAATACAGAACTTTCACAGAAAGTTAGCGTTTATATGAACCGTTTAGATAAAAATTTAAATGTTGTTTATGAAAAAAGAAAAGAATACGAGAACAGCGTTACGTTATTAAATGACAAACTAGCTAAATTCTTAGACGATAAACAAAAACAAGCTCAAGAAATGTTTCCTCATTATTTTGAGCGATACAAAACGGATGGTGTAGAATACAACATGTATATAGGTCAGTCTATTACAAAAAGTAAGACTTTTGATACTTTATACTTGTACAACCTTCGTTTATGGCAGTTAAAGATTACTTATGAAATGGAGAATCTTGCATTTTATGAGCGTAAAAACATGAAACATGATTTACGTGTTGCTTCCTTAATTTTAGTACATAGTAATGCTATGGCTATAAAATTTAGAATGGATGAAAAGCAATTTGATGTTGATGGAGCTTATAACATTAGATACGAAATCATAAAAAAGCGAATTGATAAAGCAAATATTAAAGGCACAAAAAATCGTTTAACTGTTCCTGGTAAAATAGCCATTGTATATTCTCAAGACAGAGATGCTTTAGAGTATATAAAGTACATTAATTACTTACAATCTAAAAATCAATTAGGTAAAATAGAATTTTTAGATCTAGAAGATTTACAAGGTGTTACAGGATTAAAAGCATTAAGAGTAGAAGTTATTTATCAAAAAGATTTTGATGAAAATAAAACAATTACTTTTCATGATTTAATTCAAGAAATCGAAGCTTAA
- a CDS encoding Pycsar system effector family protein, which translates to MSTLIVDTEKYVFSLLNTDLDRKYVYHNLVHTQRVVKSTKELIENLKIDKVAAENLEIAAWFHDTGFVKGAENHEEESVRIASKFLKEHKVTDKRIEVTAGLILATKMNHQPKNDLEKMIVDADCAHLASKSYFDYTFLLRKEWELTGFKNVSDIEWIAGNIEFFTQQHRFNTDYALKNWTKAKQKNLSKLIKNQKDLKDDIKKFNQKQDALELKKEKGNVPERGVETMFRIALKNHMTLSNIADTKANILLSVNAIIVSLALSNLLPKLDNSSNSYLIVPTILFIIFTVASIILSILATRPNVTQGKFTKEDVANKKVNLLFFGNFHQMKLNDFEWGITEMMQDRDYLYGSLTKDLYFLGLVLNRKYKILRVTYTVFMIGIIVSVLAFAVAFKIQETGAFL; encoded by the coding sequence ATGAGCACATTAATTGTTGATACAGAAAAGTACGTCTTTAGTTTATTAAACACCGATTTAGATCGAAAATATGTGTATCATAATTTAGTACATACACAAAGAGTGGTTAAAAGTACAAAGGAGCTTATTGAAAATTTAAAAATTGACAAAGTAGCTGCTGAAAATTTAGAAATTGCTGCTTGGTTTCATGATACAGGTTTTGTAAAAGGAGCTGAAAATCATGAAGAAGAAAGTGTTAGAATTGCTTCAAAGTTTTTAAAAGAACATAAAGTTACCGATAAAAGAATTGAAGTTACTGCAGGTCTTATTCTGGCAACTAAAATGAATCATCAACCCAAAAATGATTTAGAGAAAATGATAGTAGATGCAGATTGTGCGCATTTAGCTTCTAAAAGTTATTTTGATTACACTTTTTTATTAAGAAAAGAATGGGAGTTAACAGGTTTTAAAAACGTTTCTGACATAGAATGGATTGCAGGAAATATTGAATTTTTTACGCAACAACATCGCTTTAATACAGATTATGCTTTAAAAAATTGGACAAAAGCGAAACAGAAAAACTTATCTAAATTAATAAAGAATCAAAAAGATTTAAAAGACGATATTAAAAAATTTAATCAGAAGCAAGATGCTTTAGAGTTAAAAAAAGAGAAAGGAAATGTACCTGAGCGTGGTGTAGAAACAATGTTTAGAATCGCTTTAAAAAACCACATGACTTTAAGTAATATTGCAGATACTAAAGCGAATATTTTACTTTCTGTAAATGCTATTATTGTTTCTTTAGCATTGTCTAATTTATTACCAAAACTAGATAATTCTTCAAATAGTTATTTAATTGTGCCAACAATTCTATTTATAATTTTCACAGTTGCATCTATTATATTATCAATTTTAGCAACGAGACCTAATGTTACACAAGGAAAATTTACAAAAGAAGATGTTGCTAATAAAAAAGTTAATTTATTGTTTTTCGGTAATTTTCATCAAATGAAATTAAATGATTTTGAATGGGGTATTACAGAAATGATGCAAGATAGAGATTATCTTTACGGTTCTTTAACGAAAGATTTATACTTTTTAGGGTTAGTTTTAAACAGAAAATATAAAATATTAAGAGTTACTTATACCGTTTTTATGATTGGTATCATCGTAAGTGTATTAGCTTTTGCTGTTGCTTTTAAAATACAAGAAACTGGGGCTTTTTTATAA
- the msrB gene encoding peptide-methionine (R)-S-oxide reductase MsrB has protein sequence MLTWKEIISFTAKGNPTSDKRVEKTETEWKELLTEEQFRITRQKGTERPNSGALCSIYDKGQYNCVCCNTPLFDSTIKFDSSSGWPSFTQPIKENAIKYHKDISFGMVRVEVMCNTCDGHLGHIFPDGPEPSGLRYCINSESMQLEKGNS, from the coding sequence ATGCTTACTTGGAAAGAAATTATCAGCTTTACAGCAAAAGGAAATCCAACTTCAGATAAAAGAGTTGAAAAAACCGAAACTGAATGGAAAGAATTATTAACCGAAGAACAGTTTAGAATTACTAGGCAAAAAGGAACAGAAAGACCAAATTCTGGCGCTTTATGTAGTATTTATGATAAAGGACAATACAACTGTGTTTGTTGTAATACGCCTTTATTTGATTCTACGATAAAGTTCGATTCTAGTTCTGGTTGGCCAAGTTTTACGCAACCTATTAAAGAAAATGCCATTAAATATCATAAAGATATTTCTTTTGGTATGGTTCGAGTTGAAGTAATGTGTAATACTTGCGATGGACATCTAGGACACATTTTTCCTGATGGACCAGAACCAAGCGGATTGCGTTATTGTATTAATTCTGAGTCTATGCAATTAGAGAAAGGGAATTCTTAA
- the msrA gene encoding peptide-methionine (S)-S-oxide reductase MsrA produces the protein MTKNLQITTLGGGCFWCTEAVFQEVKGIEKVVSGYSGGNAPGRPTYREICSGLTGHAEVIQLTFDANVISFEDILVIFMTTHDPTTLNQQGADRGTQYRSVIYYHNDVQKKVSEEVLKQIQPYYNDKIVTEISPSTIFYEATIEHQNYYRENTQQGYCSFVIEPKLAKLRKLHADKLR, from the coding sequence ATGACTAAAAATTTACAAATTACCACTTTAGGAGGTGGATGTTTTTGGTGTACAGAAGCTGTATTTCAAGAAGTAAAAGGTATAGAAAAAGTTGTGTCTGGGTATTCTGGCGGAAATGCTCCTGGAAGACCAACATATAGAGAAATTTGTTCGGGATTAACAGGGCATGCAGAAGTAATTCAACTCACTTTTGATGCAAATGTAATTTCGTTTGAAGATATTTTAGTCATTTTTATGACGACTCATGACCCGACAACCTTAAACCAACAAGGTGCTGATAGAGGAACTCAATACAGATCTGTAATTTATTATCATAATGATGTTCAAAAGAAGGTTTCTGAAGAAGTTTTAAAACAGATTCAACCATATTATAATGATAAAATTGTGACAGAAATTAGTCCGTCAACAATTTTCTATGAAGCAACAATAGAGCATCAAAATTATTACAGAGAGAATACACAACAAGGATATTGTAGTTTTGTAATTGAACCAAAATTGGCGAAATTGAGAAAATTACACGCAGATAAACTGAGGTAA
- a CDS encoding glutaredoxin family protein produces MIKLYGAERCHKTQYYKTFLETRNLDYAFLDVEQYEENAEELRNLYENRKLNFPTITNNYKKLRNPSDKDLQKWIDKIHNEY; encoded by the coding sequence ATGATTAAATTATATGGCGCAGAAAGATGCCATAAAACTCAATATTATAAAACATTTTTAGAAACGCGTAATTTAGATTACGCGTTTTTAGATGTAGAACAATACGAAGAAAATGCAGAAGAATTACGTAACTTGTATGAAAATAGAAAGTTAAATTTCCCTACAATTACTAATAATTATAAAAAATTAAGAAATCCTTCTGATAAAGATCTTCAAAAGTGGATTGATAAAATCCATAACGAGTATTAG
- a CDS encoding protein adenylyltransferase SelO, whose translation MKLNIKNTFTTENPADSILENTRRQVEEAVFSYVNPKKTAVPKVVHVSQEMSSELGISQEETKSEFFKNIVTGNDIYPNTKPFAMCYGGHQFGNWAGQLGDGRAINLFEVEYKNKNWKVQLKGAGETPYSRTADGLAVLRSSVREYLCAEAMFHLGVPTTRSLSLSLSGDDVLRDVLYDGNPAYEKGAIVSRISPSFLRFGNYEIFSARKDLKNLKALVDYTIKHHFSHLGKPSKESYINFFKEVSERTLEMIIHWQRVGFVHGVMNTDNMSILGLTIDFGPYGWLEGFDFGWTPNTTDRQHKRYRYGNQPNIGLWNLYQLANALYPIIEEVEPLNAILEQYKTDFEQKSLQMMKSKLGLFTSDEEDVKLIQNLEDTLQLVETDMTIFFRNLSSFTDENSGLQLIKKSFYDFENISDEVINSWNLWFKKYDERLQIERVSSEERKEKMDAVNPKYVLRNYMSQLAIDEADKGNYTLIDELFQLLKKPYSEQPENEKWFAKRPEWARNKVGCSMLSCSS comes from the coding sequence ATGAAACTTAACATAAAGAATACTTTTACTACAGAAAATCCGGCAGATTCAATTCTTGAGAATACAAGAAGACAAGTTGAAGAAGCTGTGTTTTCATACGTGAATCCTAAGAAAACGGCAGTACCTAAAGTAGTACACGTTTCGCAAGAAATGAGTTCTGAATTAGGTATCTCTCAAGAAGAAACGAAATCAGAATTCTTTAAAAATATTGTTACAGGAAATGATATTTATCCAAATACAAAACCTTTTGCAATGTGTTATGGAGGCCATCAATTTGGTAATTGGGCAGGACAATTAGGTGATGGAAGAGCTATTAATTTATTTGAAGTAGAATACAAAAATAAAAACTGGAAAGTACAATTAAAAGGAGCTGGAGAAACTCCATATTCTAGAACTGCAGATGGTTTAGCCGTTTTACGATCTTCTGTAAGAGAATATTTATGTGCTGAAGCAATGTTTCATTTAGGTGTGCCAACAACAAGATCTTTGTCTTTAAGCTTGTCTGGAGACGATGTTTTACGTGATGTTTTATATGATGGAAACCCTGCGTATGAGAAAGGCGCAATTGTTTCTAGAATCTCACCAAGTTTTTTACGTTTTGGAAATTATGAGATTTTTTCAGCTAGAAAAGATCTAAAAAATTTAAAAGCTTTGGTTGATTACACAATCAAACATCATTTTTCTCATTTAGGAAAACCATCAAAAGAAAGTTATATCAACTTTTTTAAGGAAGTTTCAGAGCGTACTTTAGAAATGATAATTCATTGGCAACGTGTTGGCTTTGTTCATGGAGTTATGAATACTGATAATATGTCAATCTTAGGTTTAACCATCGATTTTGGACCTTATGGTTGGTTAGAAGGGTTCGATTTTGGTTGGACGCCAAACACAACCGACAGACAACACAAACGCTACAGATATGGAAATCAGCCAAATATTGGTTTATGGAATTTGTATCAACTTGCAAATGCTTTGTATCCTATCATTGAGGAAGTGGAACCTTTAAATGCAATTTTAGAGCAATATAAAACTGATTTTGAACAGAAATCTTTACAGATGATGAAATCAAAATTAGGTTTATTTACTTCGGATGAAGAAGATGTAAAACTAATTCAAAATTTAGAAGACACTTTACAATTAGTAGAAACTGATATGACCATTTTCTTTAGAAATTTAAGTAGTTTTACTGATGAAAATTCTGGTTTACAATTGATAAAAAAATCATTTTACGACTTTGAAAACATTTCTGATGAAGTAATCAATAGTTGGAATTTGTGGTTCAAAAAATACGATGAAAGACTTCAAATTGAAAGAGTTTCATCCGAAGAAAGAAAAGAAAAAATGGATGCTGTAAATCCTAAATATGTATTACGTAATTACATGTCACAATTAGCAATTGATGAAGCTGACAAAGGAAATTACACTTTAATTGATGAATTATTTCAACTCTTAAAAAAACCATATTCTGAACAACCAGAAAATGAAAAATGGTTTGCAAAAAGACCTGAATGGGCAAGAAATAAAGTAGGTTGTTCTATGTTATCTTGTAGCTCATAA
- a CDS encoding aldo/keto reductase, with protein MKLGLGTAALGRPQYINVRQEDCDNLDLAAFRKHSFSVLEDAYNSGIRYFDTAPGYGLAEELVLEWLQTKNDKTIEIATKWGYTYTANFDANATVHEVKEHSLSKLNEQWKFSKQLLPYLKVYQIHSATLETGVLENKQVLEQLAFLKKEHNLKIGLTTTGTNQVEVIKKALEVFVDGKQLFDLFQVTYNFLDQSLKEISDELLNQDKSIVIKEALANGRVFKNENYPHYDKMYTTLENLAKKHKVGVDAISLKYCEQTITNSIVLSGASNSEQLKENLKLNSFMLSKEEIEILNSLKISTDSYWTERKKLQWN; from the coding sequence ATGAAATTAGGATTAGGAACTGCTGCTTTAGGAAGACCTCAATACATAAATGTTCGTCAAGAAGATTGTGATAACTTAGACTTAGCAGCTTTTAGAAAACATAGTTTTTCGGTTTTAGAAGATGCATATAATTCAGGAATTCGTTATTTTGATACTGCTCCAGGTTATGGATTGGCAGAAGAATTAGTATTAGAATGGTTGCAAACTAAAAATGATAAAACCATTGAAATTGCTACAAAATGGGGTTATACATATACTGCAAATTTTGACGCGAATGCAACTGTTCATGAAGTAAAAGAACATAGTTTATCTAAATTAAATGAACAATGGAAGTTCTCTAAACAGCTTCTACCCTATTTAAAAGTATATCAAATTCATTCTGCAACTTTAGAAACTGGAGTTTTAGAAAACAAGCAAGTTTTAGAACAATTAGCTTTTCTAAAAAAGGAACACAATCTTAAAATAGGCTTAACAACTACAGGTACAAATCAAGTTGAAGTAATTAAAAAAGCATTGGAAGTTTTTGTTGATGGTAAACAATTATTTGACCTATTTCAAGTAACTTATAATTTTTTAGATCAAAGTTTAAAGGAGATTTCTGATGAATTATTAAATCAAGATAAATCAATTGTAATAAAAGAAGCATTGGCAAATGGTAGAGTTTTTAAAAATGAGAACTATCCTCATTATGATAAAATGTATACAACTTTAGAAAACTTAGCAAAAAAACACAAGGTTGGTGTAGATGCCATTTCTTTGAAATATTGTGAGCAAACAATCACTAACAGCATTGTTTTAAGTGGCGCAAGCAATTCAGAACAATTGAAAGAGAATTTAAAACTGAATTCTTTTATGCTGTCTAAAGAAGAAATTGAAATATTAAACTCACTAAAAATTTCTACAGATTCATACTGGACTGAAAGAAAAAAACTTCAATGGAATTAA
- a CDS encoding peptide-methionine (S)-S-oxide reductase, producing the protein MELTKIAFGGGCHWCTEAVFQTLIGVEKVEQGWVSSTEENSNFSEAVIVHFNIKKIDLETLIEIHLLTHKSTSNHSMRSKYRSAVYYFSQHQKDDILKIVDKLQLGFDNKIITKTLDFKGFKASTEEFQNYYQANPNKPFCKNYINPKLKFLITEFSNQVNQRKVNHLNTTI; encoded by the coding sequence ATGGAATTAACTAAAATTGCTTTTGGTGGTGGTTGTCATTGGTGTACAGAAGCAGTTTTTCAAACATTAATCGGTGTCGAAAAGGTAGAACAAGGTTGGGTTTCATCAACAGAAGAAAATAGTAATTTTTCTGAGGCAGTTATTGTTCATTTTAATATTAAGAAAATTGATTTAGAAACACTAATTGAAATCCATTTATTAACACACAAAAGTACTAGCAATCATTCTATGAGAAGCAAGTATCGTTCTGCTGTTTATTATTTTTCTCAACATCAGAAAGACGATATTCTAAAAATAGTTGACAAATTACAATTAGGCTTTGATAATAAAATCATAACAAAAACGTTAGATTTTAAAGGGTTTAAAGCATCTACTGAAGAGTTTCAGAATTATTATCAAGCAAATCCTAATAAACCATTTTGTAAAAATTACATCAACCCTAAGTTAAAATTTTTAATAACTGAATTTTCAAATCAAGTCAATCAGCGTAAGGTAAATCACCTGAATACGACTATTTAA